CGACGCCGACCGCCACCGCCACCCTCACCACAACGCCGACGCCGACCGTCACCGCCACCCGCACCACAACGCCGACGCCGACCGTCACCGCCACCCGCACCACGACGCCGACGCCGACCGCGACCGCCACCCTCACCGCAACGCCGACGCCGACGCGCACCGCCACCCGCACCACGACGCCGACGGCCACCCCGACGCCGACCGCGACGCCAGGAGGCACCTGCGAAAGCCCGATCGTCATCCCCGCCGCCGGAGGCACCTTCAGCGGGTCGACGAGCGGTGCGAGCGCGCTCGCTGGCACCTGCGCGGCCACCAGCAACGCCCCCGAGCGCGTCTTTGCTTGGACGCCGGCGACGAGTGGGACCGCGCTCCTGCAGGCCTGCGACGGCCTCGCCACGAGCTACGACACGGTGCTCTATCTCCGCGCCGACGACTGTCTTTCCGGCGTCGAAGTCGCGTGCAACGACGACGCTCCCGGCTGTTTCACGAGCGAGCCGAGCGGCCACCACGGTGCGCGCCTCATGCCGAGCGTCGTCGCGGGCCGCACCTACTACGTCGTCGTCGACGGCTACGGCGCCCGGGCCGGCCAGTTTTCGCTCACCATCGTCCCGCCGAACGGCGCGGCGCCGCCGAACATCGCGACGCCCGCACCGAGCCCGACCGCGACGCCGAGCGCGACGCCGACACCGGGAACCCCGAACGGAACATGCGCGCAGCCGGTCGTGCTCCCCGCCGGGGGCGGCACGTTCACGGGTGACACGAGCGGGGGGTCGAGCCACCTCGGAGCGGCCTGCGCAACGAGCGGCACCGCGCCCGAGGCGGTCTTCGCGTGGACGCCGTCGACCTCGGGCACGGCGGAGCTGTCGACGTGCGGGACGGCGGAGACGGCTTTCGACACGGTCCTCTTCGTGCGCGCGCCGGGATGCGCCGCCGCCGACGCCGCCTGCAGCGACGACACCCCGGGATGCGCAACCGCGAGCGGCGCGCGCCACGGCTCCCGCCTCGCGCTACCCGTCGTCGCGGGTGAGACCTACCTCATCGTGGTCGACGGCTACAACGGCAAGCGCGGCCCCTTCACGCTCACCGTGCTGCCACCGTCCTGACGCGAAGACGAGGCGCCACCGCACGGATCGCCGCGCTGGTCGTCATGGACTCGCCGCGGCCGGCGCGGCGGCGAGCACGCGCACCTCGAGCGCACCGAAGGTCCGCAGCGGTGAGGCGCCGATCATGGGCCCGCCGCCCACACGCTCGATCCGCTGCCGCAAGTCGGCATCCGTCGGCACCGTCACGAGCAGTGTCGGCCGGCGTTCGAGAAAACGACCCAGCTCGTAGTCGGTCGTCCAGGGCGACACGATGATCCGCCGTGCCGTCGCCTCGGGCCAGAGCAGCGCAAAGTACGTGGACACCCATCCCATCTCCGTGAGAACGACGCTCGCGTCGCGGTACGGGCTGCTGCGCATCCATGCCGTGAGCAGCTCCATGTCGCGCGGCGGCGACCACGTGATCCATCTCGTTCTCGGGGGCCACTGCTCGAGCCGGGGCATCGCGCTCGCGAGCGCGAGTACGACCGCCAGACCGGCGAGCACGCGTCGCGTGCGGCAGAGCCGAGACCACGGCACGGCAGCGACGGGCAGCAGCAGTACGAGGCCGAGCACGAGGTAGCGGTCGAACACGTTGCGCCCGCGGTTCATCGCGAACCATGTGATCGCGATCCAGAAGGTTCCCGTGACAGCGACGTAGACGACACGCTCGAATCGCAGGAGCTCACGGCCGCGGCGGAGAGCGATGCCAATGGCGACCGCGACACCCATGACGAGCGGAAGTCCCAGGGCGTCGGCGCCGACCTCGGCGATGATGGCAAGCGCGGGCCCGAGCCCGGTCGATACGGCTCCGGCGATCTCGCTGTCCCTGCGCACCATGCTGAGCCCGTAGAGCGGATCGCCGACGGCGAGCATGTTGCCGACACACCAGGCGACCGGAAACATGCCCATCGCGAGGGCCAGGCCGACGAAGCCCCGCCAGCGGCCCGTACTCGCAACGGCGGCAAGGAGGGCGGGCGCGAACCACCAGGCATCGTAGCGAGTCATGACTGCCAGAGCGAGCGCCGTCGCCCCGAGCATCCAGGCAGCCACCGTGGCCTCGCGAGCGCGCATCACGAGCCACAGTCCGATCAGGATCTCGAGGATGAAGGTGCTCTCCGTGAGCGACGTCACGCTGAGCTCGACGTGCAACGGCAACAAGGCGAGCGAGGCGGTCGCCAGCCACGCCGCATTCGGCGCGACGATACGGCGTGCGACGGCCGCGAACACGGGGATCGTCATCGTGCCAGCGACGACGTTCAGGATGCGAACCGACCAGCGCGGATCCGGTTGCACGAGCGCTACGACCGCCGTCAGATAGGTCAGACCAGGCGGCCAGACACCCCACATGACCAGGTGCGGGTTCTGCTGCCACCGCCAGGCCTCGATCGCCCGCGTCGGGCCGTCGCCGGGGACGTCGACGGAGAACGCGGCAACCACCGAGCGCGCTACCAAGGCGATCAGCATCAGGCCGAGCGGCCACGCGGACCCGTCATTCCGGCGTTTCTCACCCGACCGCACGCTTGGCATCTCGTCCACGCCTCCCCCGACGTTTGCCGCCGCCGTCTCTTCCACGACCACGGGCATGACCTGCTTGGGTTCTTCGGGCCAGTCGACTACCGAGACGCCTCACCCGGTCGAGGGTCCGTCCTGTCGAGCTTCTCGCGCTTAAACTCGCTGGGCGTCAAGTCGTCGAGACCCGGCGGGGATTGACCGCACGCGTTGGCGTGGCGTACTCGCCCCGCATGTCCGAGCTGTCCACCGTGCATCGTCGCACCTGTCCGCTCTGTGAAGCGATGAGCGGACTCCGCGTCCAGGTGCGCGGTGCACACGTCACCCGCGCCGAGCCCGGGTGATCGCCACGAAGTCCGTGGCAGTGGTAAGGTGCGCGGCCCTCGATGACGGAACTCGTCGCGATCCTGATCCTCGTCGTGCTGAACGGCGTCTTTTCCGGCGCCGAGATCGCGATCCTCACGATCCGCGACACCCGGCTGCAGCAGCTCGTCGACGCCGGGTCACGCCGCGCGCGCACCGTCCACCTGCTGCGCAACCAGCCCGAGCGCTTCCTGGCGACGGTCCAGATCGGCATCACGGTGGTCGGCGCAGCCGCGGCTGCGCTCGGCGGCGCGACGACGGCGGAGACCCTGGGCGGAGCCCTCGCGCACCTCGGCGTCCCCGCGCGCACCGCCGGGGTGCTGGCGCTCGTGCTGGTCGTCGCCACGATCTCCTACCTCTCGATCGTCCTCGGCGAGCTGGTCCCGAAGTCGCTCGCGCTCCGACACGCCGAGCGCTACGCGCTCTTCATCGGCCCGATGCTGTGGACCATCGCCTGGCTCGTCAGACCCGCCGTGCGGGTCCTGACGGCGAGCTCGAACGTCGTCCTGCGACCGTTCGGCGACAGCACGACCTTCTCCGAGTCGCGGCTCTCGCCCGAGGAGCTGCAGGAGCTGGTCGAGCAGGCCGGCAAGACCGGCACCCTCGACGAGGAGACGAGCGAGATCGCATCGCGCGCCCTCGACTTCGGCCTCCTCACGGCCGGCGAGATCATGCTCCCGCGCAACCGCATCGACGCCATCCCGCGCCATGCCACCTTCGAAGAGGTGAAGCAGGTCCTCCTCGAGGACGGGCACGCCCGCATGCCCGTCTACGACGGCTCGCTCGACAACATCGTCGGCTACGTGAGCGCAAAGGACGTGCTGGCGCTCGCGTGGGAGGGGCGTCTGGTCGTCCTCGAGGACCTGATCCGCCCGCCGCTCTTCCTGCCCGAGAGCACGCGCGCGACCCAGATCCTGGAGGAGATGCGTAAGCGCCACACGGCGATCGCGTTCGTCGTCGACGAGCACGGGGGCCTTTCGGGACTCCTCACCCTGCGCGACCTCATCGAAGAGGTCCTCGGCGTGCTCTCGACGGACGAGGACGAGGAGGCGGAGGAGTTCCTCCGGCTCGAGGGCGAGGGCCGCGCGGTCGCCCGCGGCTACGCCCCGATTCGTGAGCTCAACCGGGAGCTCGGCACCGACCTCCCCGAGGACGAGGACTACTCGACGGTCGCCGGCTACTGCCTCGCCCTCGCCGGCGGCATTCCGCAGCGCGGCACCAAGCTCACCGCACCCGACGGGACGCAGCTCGAGGTCCTCGACGCATCGCCCCACCTCGTACGCCTCGTGCGCGTCGTTCGGCCGAGCGAGGCATGAGCGGTCGCCGGCACGGCGAGACCTGGCTCCTCACCGTCCTCACGCTCACGAGCACGATCAACTGGGCCGACCGGCAGGTCGTGCCGATCCTCTTCCCCGGCATCCGCGCCGAGCTCGGGCTCACCGACACGGAGCTCGGCATCGTGGGCGGGCTCGCGTTCTCCCTGATCTACGCCGTGACCGGATTCCTCTTCGGATTCGCGGCCGACCGCTGGCTGCGGATACGCGTCGTCGCCTTTGGGCTCGCCACGTGGAGCGTGGCGACCGCCGCCGGCGGGCTCGCGACCGACTTCACGACGCTCTTCTGGGCGCGATTCTTCACCGGCATCGGCGAGGCCAGCCTCTTTCCGTGCGCCGTCTCCCTGATCGGCGAGCGCTTCCCCCCCGAGCGCCGCGGCCGCGCCCTCGGCATCTACGGCATGTCGGCCGCGATCGGCGCCGGGCTCGGCGTCGGCCTCGGCGGACGCGTCGCCGACGTGCTCGGATGGCGCACCGTCTTCTTCCTGTACGGAGGCAGCGGCCTCCTCCTCGTCCCGCTCCTCCTGACGCTGCCCGAGGCCCGCCGTCCCCGGCGCGACCACGCGCTCGACCACCCCGTCGCCGTCGTGCGCGCGCTCCTCGCCGACGCGCGTCTCAGCCTGCTCTGGCTGGCCGGCATGACCGCGATGGCCTCGGGCATCGGCTACGCCGCGTGGGTCCCGTCGTTCTTCGTGCGCGATCACGGCCTCGACGTCACGGGTGCGGGGCTCCTCTTCGGCGCCGCGGCGCTCGTCGGCGGCGTCGCGGGCAGCCTCCTCGGCGGGATGCTGGCCGACCGCCGCGGCCGCGTCCGCCCGGCGGGCGAGGTCGACGTGGCGATCGGGAGCGGGCTCCTTGCCGCGCCGCTCATCGCCACGACCCTCGACCTCACCTCCCCACTGCTCTTCGTCCCCGTCGGCCTCCTCGCATCCACCGCCATCTACGCCTTCTTTCCCGCTCTCCAGTCGCTCCTCGTGCGCATCGTGCCGAAGGAGCGGCACGGCACCGCGGCAGCGCTCAACGTCTTCTTCCTCGGCGGGCTCGGGAGCGCCCTCGGCCCGTTCGTGGTCGGTCGGATCTCCGACGCGAGCGGCAGCCTGCACACGGCGCTCCTCCTGCCGGCCGCCGGCTTTCTCGTGGCCGCCGTGATCGTCGCGCTCGCAGGACGGCTCGCGCGGCGGGCCTGAGCCGGCGCTGGCGCGGACGCGCCGAGTGTGAAATGGCCTTCCGTTCCGCGCCCTCCGCGCGGCGAAAGGAATCGAGCCATGGGACGAGTTACGGGAGACAAGGGTCGCTTCAACAAGCAGCGCCGCCAGAAGATCGCCAAACGCGAGGAAATGCGCACGCTCCGGAAGGTGTGGGCCGAGAAGGCCATCGCCACACCGGCGAAGCCCGCCGCCAGCTGAACGCCCCTCGC
The nucleotide sequence above comes from Deltaproteobacteria bacterium. Encoded proteins:
- a CDS encoding HlyC/CorC family transporter, translated to MLVVLNGVFSGAEIAILTIRDTRLQQLVDAGSRRARTVHLLRNQPERFLATVQIGITVVGAAAAALGGATTAETLGGALAHLGVPARTAGVLALVLVVATISYLSIVLGELVPKSLALRHAERYALFIGPMLWTIAWLVRPAVRVLTASSNVVLRPFGDSTTFSESRLSPEELQELVEQAGKTGTLDEETSEIASRALDFGLLTAGEIMLPRNRIDAIPRHATFEEVKQVLLEDGHARMPVYDGSLDNIVGYVSAKDVLALAWEGRLVVLEDLIRPPLFLPESTRATQILEEMRKRHTAIAFVVDEHGGLSGLLTLRDLIEEVLGVLSTDEDEEAEEFLRLEGEGRAVARGYAPIRELNRELGTDLPEDEDYSTVAGYCLALAGGIPQRGTKLTAPDGTQLEVLDASPHLVRLVRVVRPSEA
- a CDS encoding MFS transporter, which produces MSGRRHGETWLLTVLTLTSTINWADRQVVPILFPGIRAELGLTDTELGIVGGLAFSLIYAVTGFLFGFAADRWLRIRVVAFGLATWSVATAAGGLATDFTTLFWARFFTGIGEASLFPCAVSLIGERFPPERRGRALGIYGMSAAIGAGLGVGLGGRVADVLGWRTVFFLYGGSGLLLVPLLLTLPEARRPRRDHALDHPVAVVRALLADARLSLLWLAGMTAMASGIGYAAWVPSFFVRDHGLDVTGAGLLFGAAALVGGVAGSLLGGMLADRRGRVRPAGEVDVAIGSGLLAAPLIATTLDLTSPLLFVPVGLLASTAIYAFFPALQSLLVRIVPKERHGTAAALNVFFLGGLGSALGPFVVGRISDASGSLHTALLLPAAGFLVAAVIVALAGRLARRA
- a CDS encoding glycosyltransferase family 39 protein, with translation MLIALVARSVVAAFSVDVPGDGPTRAIEAWRWQQNPHLVMWGVWPPGLTYLTAVVALVQPDPRWSVRILNVVAGTMTIPVFAAVARRIVAPNAAWLATASLALLPLHVELSVTSLTESTFILEILIGLWLVMRAREATVAAWMLGATALALAVMTRYDAWWFAPALLAAVASTGRWRGFVGLALAMGMFPVAWCVGNMLAVGDPLYGLSMVRRDSEIAGAVSTGLGPALAIIAEVGADALGLPLVMGVAVAIGIALRRGRELLRFERVVYVAVTGTFWIAITWFAMNRGRNVFDRYLVLGLVLLLPVAAVPWSRLCRTRRVLAGLAVVLALASAMPRLEQWPPRTRWITWSPPRDMELLTAWMRSSPYRDASVVLTEMGWVSTYFALLWPEATARRIIVSPWTTDYELGRFLERRPTLLVTVPTDADLRQRIERVGGGPMIGASPLRTFGALEVRVLAAAPAAASP